The following proteins are encoded in a genomic region of Coleofasciculus sp. FACHB-T130:
- a CDS encoding RNA polymerase sigma factor SigF, which yields MYSTATPELKHESLRLLREYQQNRLDTVRNQLVKLNFGLVRKEAHHWTNQCTESYEDLLQVGCLGLIRAIERFDLSKGHAFSSFAIPYIRGEIQHYLRDKGGSFRIPRRWEALHYQAVSLTRYFQQKYNRPPTDSEVAAKLEISQAEWQEIKLAFQNRELVSLDVPLGDGSEGETCLGEIVPDPQYRSFQLAQEDQLRLQQALVQLEKRTREILEFVFLHDLTQKEVAERLDISVVTVSRRVKKGLDALKKSMVGIDD from the coding sequence ATGTATAGCACTGCCACTCCTGAACTGAAGCATGAAAGCTTACGGCTGTTGCGAGAGTACCAGCAAAATCGTTTAGATACTGTTCGCAATCAGCTGGTAAAACTGAATTTTGGATTGGTGAGAAAAGAAGCACATCACTGGACTAATCAGTGTACAGAAAGTTATGAAGACTTGCTTCAAGTCGGCTGTTTAGGCTTAATTCGAGCAATTGAGCGCTTTGACTTGTCCAAGGGTCACGCCTTCAGTTCCTTTGCTATCCCCTACATTCGCGGAGAAATTCAGCACTATTTACGGGATAAAGGCGGCTCATTCCGCATTCCTCGCCGTTGGGAAGCACTGCACTATCAGGCAGTTTCTTTGACGCGGTATTTCCAGCAGAAGTACAACCGACCTCCTACCGATTCAGAGGTGGCAGCAAAGCTAGAAATTTCACAGGCAGAATGGCAGGAAATCAAGTTGGCCTTTCAAAACCGCGAACTTGTAAGTTTAGATGTACCCCTAGGGGATGGTTCGGAAGGTGAAACTTGCTTAGGTGAAATCGTCCCAGACCCGCAATATCGGAGTTTTCAGTTAGCGCAAGAAGACCAGCTTCGCCTGCAACAAGCTTTAGTTCAGCTAGAAAAGCGAACCCGCGAAATCTTGGAATTTGTTTTCTTACACGACTTAACGCAAAAAGAAGTTGCAGAACGCTTAGATATCAGTGTTGTGACCGTTTCTCGACGGGTCAAAAAGGGACTGGATGCACTGAAAAAGTCAATGGTTGGGATTGATGATTGA
- a CDS encoding phosphoglucomutase/phosphomannomutase family protein, translating to MPVAVNPIKFGTDGWRGIIAADFTFERVALVAPLAAQVLANVYGETTGSRTIIVGYDRRFMAETFARKAAQVVQAAGFEVLLSSSYAPTPAFSWAAYQRRALGALVITASHNPGSYLGLKVKGAFGGSVPPEITQQIEALLEKEPSPDSTMAGSFEMFDPWPNYCEALRAKVDIACIQDAIAQHKLAVFADVMHGAAATGLEQLLQTPIQEINSSRDPLFGGSAPEPLPRYLSQMFRQMRTHRRRSGDGLAVGFVFDGDSDRIAAVDGQGNFLSSQILIPILIEHMASRRGLTGEVVKTVSGSDLFPRVASLYNLPVYETPIGYKYIADRMLTTQVLVGGEESGGIGYGNHIPERDGLLSALYLLEAIAQSGMDLSDLYQRLQEKTGFHSAYDRIDLPLASMEVRSRLLEQLQNTPLTEIAGRSVIDCLTIDGYKFRLADDSWLMIRFSGTEPVLRLYCEAPTLKQVHHTLEWANKWANSV from the coding sequence ATGCCGGTTGCTGTTAATCCGATTAAGTTTGGTACAGATGGCTGGCGAGGCATCATCGCCGCAGACTTTACGTTTGAGCGGGTGGCTTTGGTAGCACCGTTGGCGGCACAAGTCCTGGCAAATGTCTATGGCGAGACGACGGGTAGCCGCACAATTATTGTGGGTTATGACCGGCGCTTTATGGCGGAAACGTTCGCCCGTAAAGCGGCCCAAGTCGTGCAAGCAGCCGGATTTGAGGTGCTGCTGAGCAGTAGTTATGCCCCCACACCGGCATTCAGCTGGGCGGCTTATCAACGGAGAGCTTTGGGAGCTTTGGTGATAACCGCTAGTCACAATCCCGGCTCATATTTAGGGTTAAAAGTCAAGGGTGCATTTGGAGGATCGGTACCCCCGGAAATTACTCAGCAGATTGAAGCGTTGTTAGAGAAGGAACCGTCACCTGACTCGACGATGGCGGGAAGCTTCGAGATGTTCGACCCGTGGCCCAATTACTGCGAAGCACTACGGGCGAAAGTCGATATTGCTTGCATTCAGGATGCGATCGCCCAACATAAGCTTGCTGTCTTTGCTGATGTGATGCACGGTGCTGCTGCGACAGGACTAGAACAACTGCTGCAAACGCCAATTCAGGAAATTAATAGTTCCCGCGATCCTTTATTTGGTGGAAGTGCGCCGGAACCTTTGCCGCGTTACCTTTCCCAGATGTTTCGGCAGATGCGGACTCACCGACGCCGCAGCGGTGATGGGTTAGCAGTGGGGTTTGTGTTTGATGGAGATAGCGATCGCATTGCTGCTGTCGATGGACAGGGAAATTTCCTCAGTTCCCAAATTCTCATCCCGATTTTGATCGAACACATGGCCTCTCGGCGGGGATTGACGGGCGAAGTCGTTAAAACAGTGAGTGGTTCCGACTTGTTTCCCCGCGTTGCCTCCCTGTACAATCTGCCAGTATATGAGACGCCTATTGGATACAAGTACATCGCCGACCGGATGCTAACGACTCAGGTGTTAGTCGGTGGTGAAGAGTCGGGAGGGATTGGCTACGGCAATCATATTCCAGAACGGGATGGGCTGTTGTCAGCGCTGTATCTGCTAGAAGCGATCGCGCAATCAGGAATGGATCTCAGCGATCTTTACCAGCGCTTGCAAGAGAAAACTGGCTTTCATTCTGCCTACGACCGCATTGACCTACCATTAGCGAGTATGGAAGTGCGATCGCGCCTGCTAGAACAATTACAAAATACACCCTTAACTGAGATTGCCGGTCGGTCGGTAATTGATTGCCTAACGATTGATGGTTATAAGTTCCGGTTAGCCGATGATAGTTGGTTGATGATTCGCTTCAGCGGAACCGAACCCGTTTTGCGGTTGTACTGCGAAGCGCCAACGCTGAAACAAGTTCATCACACCTTAGAGTGGGCGAACAAGTGGGCGAATTCAGTTTAA
- the ispG gene encoding (E)-4-hydroxy-3-methylbut-2-enyl-diphosphate synthase, with product MQTLPNPSTTSASSSQPSFETTIKRRKTRPVKVGNVTIGGNYPVVVQSMINEDTLDIDGSVAGIRRLHEIGCEIVRVTVPSIGHAKALAEIKHKLAQTYQPVPLVADVHHNGMKIALEVAKHVDKVRINPGLYVFEKPKADRTEYTQAEFDEIGEKIRETLEPLVVSLRDQGKAMRIGVNHGSLAERMLFSYGDTPEGMVESALEFIKICESLDFRNLVISLKASRVPVMLAAYRLMAQRMDALGMDYPLHLGVTEAGDGEYGRIKSTAGIAPLLADGIGDTIRVSITEAPEKEIPVCYSILQALGLRKTMVEYVACPSCGRTLFNLEEVLHEVREATKHLTGLDIAVMGCIVNGPGEMADADYGYVGKQPGYISLYRGREEIKKVPESQGVEELINLIKADGRWVDP from the coding sequence ATGCAAACCCTGCCCAATCCAAGCACTACCAGTGCATCTTCCAGTCAACCCTCCTTTGAAACCACTATCAAGCGGCGCAAAACTCGTCCCGTCAAGGTGGGAAATGTCACGATTGGCGGCAACTACCCAGTGGTAGTGCAGTCGATGATTAATGAAGACACCCTTGATATTGATGGATCGGTTGCCGGAATTCGCCGCCTGCACGAGATTGGCTGCGAAATTGTCCGCGTTACCGTGCCAAGTATCGGTCATGCCAAAGCTTTAGCGGAAATCAAGCATAAATTAGCTCAAACCTATCAACCAGTGCCCCTGGTCGCTGATGTGCATCACAACGGCATGAAGATTGCCTTGGAAGTTGCCAAGCACGTTGATAAGGTGCGGATTAATCCAGGGTTGTATGTATTTGAAAAGCCAAAAGCGGATAGGACGGAATATACCCAAGCTGAATTTGATGAAATTGGCGAAAAAATTCGCGAAACTTTAGAACCCCTGGTAGTTTCCTTGCGAGATCAGGGTAAGGCAATGCGAATCGGGGTAAATCACGGTTCTCTTGCTGAAAGAATGCTGTTTTCCTACGGCGACACCCCCGAAGGGATGGTGGAATCTGCCCTAGAATTTATCAAAATTTGTGAATCTCTCGACTTCCGGAACCTGGTAATTTCTCTGAAAGCCTCGCGGGTGCCAGTGATGTTAGCCGCTTATCGTCTGATGGCACAGCGGATGGATGCGCTAGGCATGGATTATCCCTTGCATTTGGGCGTCACTGAAGCGGGTGATGGCGAATACGGACGGATTAAGTCTACCGCAGGCATTGCGCCTCTGCTTGCTGATGGGATTGGCGATACGATTCGAGTCTCAATCACTGAAGCACCGGAAAAGGAGATTCCCGTTTGCTACAGCATTCTGCAAGCTCTGGGATTGCGGAAAACGATGGTGGAATATGTCGCCTGCCCCTCATGTGGGCGGACATTGTTTAATCTAGAAGAAGTGCTGCACGAAGTGCGGGAAGCCACCAAACATCTTACAGGTCTGGACATAGCAGTCATGGGATGTATTGTCAATGGTCCCGGAGAAATGGCGGATGCCGACTATGGTTATGTTGGTAAACAGCCCGGTTACATCTCTCTGTATCGTGGCAGAGAAGAAATCAAAAAAGTGCCAGAGTCTCAAGGAGTTGAAGAGTTGATTAATTTAATTAAGGCAGATGGACGTTGGGTCGATCCTTAA
- a CDS encoding elongation factor G, which translates to MNEKVMSGVRNVAIVGPYLSGKTTLLESLLFVTGAISRKGRTSDGNTVGDSSQEARDRHMSVEVSTASTEYDSVRFTFVDCPGSVEFAQETYNALIGVDAAIVVCEPVSDRVMTLAPLFKFLDDWEIPHLVFINKMDRANNNFMDVLHALKTVSSRPVIPHQYPIGQGEQLSGFIDLVSEQAYHYHPGAAADPVPMPDNLKEQEQAARAEMLEELANFDDHLLEELLEEINPPQEEILQDLKMELGADLIVPVFLGVAEQDYGVRPLLEALLREAPDPSTTAERRGIVLHADAPLAQAIKTYYTPQGGKISLVRVWQGTLTDGIVLNGVRTGGLYRLMGQQQQPLTSAEAGEIVVLGRLEGIKTGDTLTASGDPLATELPKAEQMAPVFALAITPEKRNDEVKLSSAITKLLEEDPSLAWEQHGDTHEVILWGQGEIHLQVALDRLRRKYNLPMTTHLPRVPYKETIRKPASSIHGRYKHQSGGHGQFGDVYLDIKPLSRGEGVNFSQTIVGGVVPRQYIPGVETGVREYLVHGPLGFPVVDVAVTLTNGSYHSVDSSEQAFKQAARIAMQEGMPKCEPTLLEPITAIQACAPAEFTSKVLQLVSGRRGQILGYEGKSDWPGWDCISAYLPQAEMHNFIVELRSLTMGVGFFHWKYDHLQEVPDKLVERAIATSGNGNGAH; encoded by the coding sequence ATGAACGAAAAAGTCATGTCCGGGGTACGCAATGTTGCAATTGTTGGCCCCTATTTAAGTGGCAAAACTACGTTACTGGAAAGTTTGCTTTTCGTCACGGGTGCGATTTCCCGCAAAGGTCGCACTTCAGACGGTAACACGGTGGGAGATAGTTCCCAAGAGGCACGCGATCGCCACATGAGCGTGGAAGTATCAACTGCCAGCACCGAGTACGACAGTGTCCGCTTCACCTTTGTCGATTGTCCCGGATCGGTTGAATTTGCTCAAGAAACCTACAATGCTCTGATTGGCGTCGATGCAGCAATTGTCGTGTGCGAACCCGTGAGCGATCGCGTCATGACTCTCGCGCCGCTATTTAAATTCCTCGACGACTGGGAAATTCCGCACCTAGTCTTCATCAACAAAATGGATCGGGCGAACAACAACTTCATGGACGTGCTGCACGCCCTAAAAACGGTCTCCAGTCGCCCCGTGATCCCACACCAGTATCCCATTGGTCAAGGCGAACAGCTCAGCGGCTTTATCGACCTGGTGAGCGAACAAGCTTATCACTACCATCCTGGTGCCGCCGCCGACCCGGTGCCGATGCCAGATAACCTCAAAGAGCAGGAACAAGCCGCCCGTGCCGAAATGCTGGAGGAATTGGCAAATTTTGACGACCACCTGCTAGAAGAACTGCTAGAAGAAATTAACCCGCCCCAAGAAGAAATTCTCCAAGACTTGAAGATGGAGTTAGGGGCAGATTTAATCGTGCCTGTATTCCTGGGCGTTGCCGAGCAAGATTACGGAGTGCGACCGTTGCTGGAAGCGTTGTTGCGAGAAGCACCCGATCCATCCACCACTGCCGAACGTCGGGGAATCGTTCTCCATGCCGATGCCCCCCTCGCACAAGCGATTAAAACCTATTACACTCCTCAAGGCGGGAAAATCTCCCTGGTGCGGGTGTGGCAGGGCACGTTGACTGATGGAATTGTCCTCAATGGCGTTCGGACTGGTGGCTTGTATCGTCTGATGGGTCAGCAACAACAGCCGCTGACTTCAGCCGAAGCCGGTGAGATTGTTGTCTTGGGACGCTTAGAGGGAATTAAAACAGGCGATACCTTGACCGCTTCCGGCGACCCACTGGCGACCGAACTCCCCAAAGCCGAGCAAATGGCACCCGTTTTTGCTTTAGCGATTACGCCCGAAAAACGCAACGATGAAGTTAAACTCAGCAGCGCCATCACAAAGCTGCTAGAAGAAGACCCCTCCCTAGCTTGGGAACAACATGGAGACACCCACGAAGTCATCCTTTGGGGTCAAGGTGAAATTCATCTGCAAGTTGCCCTCGACCGACTGCGGCGCAAGTACAACCTGCCAATGACGACTCACCTGCCCCGCGTACCCTACAAAGAAACCATCCGCAAACCCGCATCCTCGATTCACGGGCGCTACAAGCACCAAAGTGGCGGTCACGGACAGTTTGGCGATGTTTATCTGGATATCAAGCCGCTGTCGCGTGGCGAAGGCGTTAACTTCAGTCAAACAATTGTCGGTGGCGTCGTACCGAGACAGTATATCCCTGGCGTTGAGACGGGTGTTCGGGAGTATTTGGTACATGGCCCCTTGGGCTTCCCCGTGGTCGATGTAGCGGTGACGCTGACGAATGGTTCTTACCACTCGGTTGATAGTTCCGAACAAGCGTTTAAACAGGCAGCCCGGATTGCGATGCAGGAAGGAATGCCCAAGTGCGAACCAACGCTCCTAGAACCGATTACCGCGATTCAGGCGTGTGCCCCAGCCGAATTTACCTCTAAGGTTCTCCAGCTAGTCAGCGGACGTCGGGGACAAATTCTCGGCTACGAAGGGAAGTCAGATTGGCCCGGTTGGGATTGCATTTCTGCTTACTTACCCCAAGCAGAGATGCACAATTTTATTGTGGAATTGCGATCGCTTACAATGGGCGTCGGCTTCTTTCACTGGAAGTACGACCATCTCCAAGAAGTTCCAGACAAGCTGGTTGAACGCGCGATCGCAACTTCTGGAAACGGCAACGGCGCACATTAA
- a CDS encoding tetratricopeptide repeat protein: protein MTPAVAGTPVTPVQIAQAQSAVDLMNQGLQLIGQAKTQEAIASFRQAAKLDPKLAPAHYNLGLALRQVGQLQPAADAFYQAVQADPNFALAYANLGAALLEGNNLQQAGDYLSRALELNPQLGVAHYNLGLVREQQGDEERAIASFKQAMQLSPNAPEPAYHLGLAYLQQNNLNEAKKAFQQAIKISPKYPEAHYNLGSILMNQGNLDEALAAFRKAAEANSNYPNAYYAAGLVFLRQGRYSDAQQVLQYAKQLYTAQGNTQWASNAEELLKRSQNP from the coding sequence ATGACGCCAGCGGTGGCTGGGACACCCGTGACGCCGGTACAAATTGCTCAAGCTCAATCGGCAGTGGACTTGATGAATCAGGGACTCCAGCTAATCGGTCAAGCAAAAACACAAGAAGCGATCGCCTCTTTTCGACAAGCCGCCAAACTCGACCCCAAACTGGCACCCGCGCATTACAACTTGGGGCTGGCTTTGCGTCAGGTGGGGCAATTGCAGCCAGCAGCGGATGCCTTTTACCAAGCAGTTCAAGCCGATCCTAACTTTGCTCTCGCCTATGCCAATTTGGGTGCAGCGCTGCTTGAGGGAAACAACTTGCAGCAGGCGGGTGATTATTTGTCACGGGCACTGGAACTCAACCCACAGTTGGGAGTTGCTCATTACAATCTAGGTTTGGTAAGGGAACAGCAGGGAGATGAGGAACGAGCGATCGCGTCTTTTAAACAAGCGATGCAGTTGAGTCCCAACGCACCAGAACCTGCCTATCATCTGGGACTTGCTTATCTACAACAAAACAACCTGAACGAAGCAAAAAAGGCATTCCAGCAAGCCATTAAAATCAGCCCTAAATATCCAGAAGCCCACTATAATCTCGGTTCCATCCTGATGAATCAGGGGAATTTAGACGAAGCTCTCGCCGCCTTTCGCAAGGCAGCAGAGGCTAATTCTAACTACCCCAATGCCTACTACGCTGCTGGGTTAGTCTTCCTTCGCCAAGGTCGTTACAGTGACGCCCAGCAAGTTTTGCAATATGCCAAACAGCTTTACACTGCCCAAGGGAATACCCAGTGGGCTTCTAATGCAGAGGAATTATTAAAGCGATCGCAAAACCCCTAA
- the hisS gene encoding histidine--tRNA ligase: MGSIQAIRGTRDILPEEVGYWQWVESVARDILSRAAYQEIRTPIFELTTLFERGIGETTDVVGKEMYTFKSRGENPYSMTLRPEGTAGVVRSYIEHALDVKSGIQRLWYLGPMFRYEAPQKGRQRQFHQLGVEVLGTADPRADAEVIAIATDILQTLGLKNLRMDINSVGNPEDRQRYRQALVDYLTPYKEELDSDSQVRLSRNPLRILDSKDRRTQEIVQDAPSILDYLSSDSCRYFEQIQARLADLGIAYQLNPRLVRGLDYYTHIAFEIISDDLGAQATVCGGGRYDGLVAELGGPKTPAVGWAMGLERLIILLQQLQEAPVPALDFYIVSRGEKAESQALQLAQKLRQAGFSVDLDLSGSAFKKQFARADRSGAVACLVLGEEEAENQTVKLKWMASKEQSAIAQSELLGTIEELRQQIKVKR; the protein is encoded by the coding sequence ATGGGAAGCATTCAAGCGATACGGGGAACGCGGGATATTCTGCCCGAAGAAGTCGGGTACTGGCAATGGGTAGAATCGGTCGCACGGGATATTCTAAGCAGAGCGGCTTATCAAGAAATTCGCACCCCGATTTTTGAGCTGACGACGCTTTTTGAGCGCGGGATTGGCGAAACCACAGATGTGGTAGGGAAGGAAATGTATACCTTCAAGAGTCGGGGGGAAAATCCCTATTCCATGACCTTAAGACCGGAGGGAACGGCTGGGGTTGTGCGCTCTTATATTGAACACGCTCTTGATGTCAAAAGTGGGATTCAGCGCCTCTGGTATTTGGGACCAATGTTTCGTTACGAAGCTCCCCAGAAGGGACGACAGCGGCAATTTCACCAGCTGGGGGTAGAGGTGTTGGGGACTGCCGATCCGAGGGCAGATGCAGAAGTAATTGCGATCGCGACCGATATTCTGCAAACCCTCGGTCTAAAAAATCTCCGCATGGATATTAACTCAGTAGGAAATCCTGAAGATCGACAGCGTTACCGGCAAGCACTGGTAGATTACCTGACTCCTTACAAAGAAGAGTTGGACTCGGATTCGCAGGTACGGCTGAGTCGCAATCCATTACGGATACTCGATAGCAAGGATCGGCGGACGCAAGAAATTGTTCAAGATGCTCCCAGTATCTTGGATTATCTGAGTTCAGATTCTTGTCGCTATTTTGAGCAAATCCAAGCACGTCTGGCTGATTTGGGGATTGCCTACCAACTCAATCCGCGTCTGGTGCGCGGTCTGGATTACTACACCCACATTGCCTTTGAAATTATCTCAGACGACCTAGGAGCGCAAGCAACTGTCTGTGGTGGGGGACGCTACGATGGGCTGGTAGCAGAACTAGGGGGACCCAAGACACCAGCAGTGGGTTGGGCAATGGGCTTAGAACGCTTGATCATCCTGCTGCAACAGCTGCAAGAGGCACCCGTCCCGGCGTTGGATTTTTACATTGTTTCCAGAGGCGAGAAAGCCGAATCCCAAGCTTTACAATTAGCTCAAAAATTACGTCAAGCTGGGTTTAGCGTGGATCTAGACCTGAGTGGAAGTGCTTTTAAAAAGCAGTTCGCTAGGGCTGACCGTAGCGGTGCTGTCGCTTGCTTGGTTTTGGGAGAGGAAGAAGCAGAGAACCAAACCGTCAAGCTGAAGTGGATGGCATCGAAAGAGCAGAGTGCGATCGCTCAAAGTGAATTATTAGGAACGATCGAGGAACTGCGGCAGCAGATTAAAGTAAAAAGGTAA
- a CDS encoding photosystem II manganese-stabilizing polypeptide encodes MRYRAFIVAFLALCLGVLTACSEGPAAATSVPTPLTYDQIRGTGLANNCPQLSETTRGAIPIQPGQSYALTNLCLQPTSFFVKEESTNKRQSAQFVQGKLLTRFTSSIDQVLGKLQVDQDRRLTFIEQDGLDFQAITVQLPGGERVPFLFTIKNLVAKSQPGMDSINTSTDFEGEFNVPSYRGAAFLDPKGRGVVTGYDNAVALPSQADQEALTRANVKRAETLKGEISLQVAKVDNATGEIAGTFESEQPSDTDLGAGEAKEVKIRGIFYARISPDQA; translated from the coding sequence ATGAGGTATCGCGCTTTCATTGTTGCCTTCCTAGCTTTGTGCTTGGGAGTATTAACTGCTTGTAGTGAAGGTCCAGCAGCTGCGACCAGTGTTCCCACTCCACTCACTTACGACCAAATTCGAGGTACCGGGCTTGCGAATAACTGCCCGCAACTGTCAGAAACGACACGCGGTGCCATTCCCATTCAGCCTGGACAGTCGTATGCTTTGACGAATCTGTGCCTACAGCCAACCAGCTTCTTTGTCAAAGAAGAATCTACAAACAAACGTCAATCCGCCCAATTCGTTCAGGGTAAGTTGTTGACCCGGTTTACTTCTAGCATCGACCAGGTGCTGGGTAAATTGCAAGTTGATCAAGATCGTCGTTTGACCTTTATTGAACAGGATGGTCTCGACTTCCAAGCTATTACCGTCCAGCTACCGGGTGGTGAGCGAGTACCCTTTCTATTCACGATCAAAAATCTGGTTGCCAAAAGCCAGCCAGGAATGGACAGTATTAACACCTCGACTGACTTTGAAGGCGAGTTTAACGTTCCCTCCTATCGGGGAGCAGCTTTCCTCGATCCCAAGGGTCGCGGTGTTGTCACTGGTTATGACAATGCAGTAGCACTCCCCAGTCAAGCCGATCAGGAAGCACTGACACGTGCCAATGTGAAGCGTGCTGAAACCCTTAAGGGCGAAATTTCTCTCCAAGTCGCTAAAGTGGATAACGCCACAGGTGAAATTGCCGGTACATTTGAGAGCGAACAGCCATCCGATACCGATCTAGGCGCTGGCGAAGCTAAGGAAGTGAAAATTCGCGGCATTTTCTATGCTCGGATTTCACCAGACCAGGCTTAA
- a CDS encoding DDE transposase family protein, with protein sequence MTATQIWYIVKRQEGKCEILSSEQVEGEDKSAFVERWGPFDSQAEAIARRVGLIRAGKCQPQ encoded by the coding sequence ATGACTGCTACACAAATCTGGTATATTGTCAAGCGCCAAGAAGGAAAATGCGAAATCCTCTCCAGCGAACAAGTCGAAGGAGAGGATAAATCAGCTTTTGTGGAACGATGGGGACCATTTGATTCTCAAGCGGAAGCGATCGCTCGTCGCGTCGGCTTAATTCGCGCTGGAAAGTGCCAACCCCAATAA
- a CDS encoding HNH endonuclease has product MQCELCEREVERLTVHHLIPRQKTKRKNEDPGPTAKICSACHRQIHNLFDNTRLAQELNSLDRLKDEPQMEKFLSWVKKQDPNKRVRVHRGNN; this is encoded by the coding sequence ATGCAGTGTGAATTGTGTGAAAGAGAAGTGGAGCGGTTGACCGTCCATCACTTGATTCCAAGGCAGAAAACGAAACGGAAAAATGAAGATCCAGGACCGACTGCAAAGATATGTTCTGCCTGCCATCGGCAAATACATAATTTATTTGACAATACGCGATTAGCCCAGGAACTTAATTCTTTGGATAGGCTGAAGGATGAGCCGCAAATGGAGAAGTTTTTGTCTTGGGTGAAGAAGCAAGACCCGAATAAGCGGGTTAGAGTGCATCGGGGAAACAATTAA
- the ctpC gene encoding carboxyl-terminal processing protease CtpC, with the protein MVITKRGLVLGATALVLSTVAVTGAGIHLSQGQAFFRESPKELVDEVWQIIDRSYVDGTFNKVNWRSVRKDYLNRSYPSKKEAYEAIREMLKKLNDPYTRFMDPEEFKSMQIDTSGELTGVGIQLAQDEKSKKLTVIAPIEDTPASKAGVLAKDTITKIDGKSTEGMDVNDAVRLIRGQPGTQVTLTIQRGEKELVFPLKRARIEIHPVRSSKQNSPTGEIGYIRLNQFSANAAKEMADAIKGLERQKVNGYILDLRSNPGGLLYASIEIAQMWLKDGTIVSTVDRQGEREREKANNRALTDKPLVVLVDGGSASASEILSGALQDNKRAVLVGTKTFGKGLVQSVRGLGDGSGLAVTIAKYFTPNGRDINQAGIKPDVVLEMTEEQRKALQADRNKIGSADDPQYAKALEVLNQRIAAQRGNQAQK; encoded by the coding sequence ATGGTAATTACAAAACGCGGGCTCGTTCTCGGTGCGACAGCACTGGTTTTATCGACTGTTGCTGTTACGGGCGCTGGTATTCATCTGTCTCAAGGTCAGGCTTTTTTTCGTGAAAGTCCCAAGGAACTTGTAGATGAAGTATGGCAGATTATTGACCGCAGTTACGTAGATGGCACCTTTAATAAAGTCAATTGGCGGTCAGTTCGTAAAGACTACCTGAATCGGTCTTACCCCAGCAAGAAGGAAGCCTATGAGGCGATCCGGGAGATGCTGAAAAAGCTGAACGATCCCTACACCCGCTTCATGGACCCGGAAGAGTTCAAGAGCATGCAGATTGATACTTCTGGGGAATTAACTGGCGTTGGCATTCAACTCGCTCAAGATGAGAAATCGAAAAAGCTAACGGTTATTGCGCCAATTGAAGATACACCAGCGTCTAAGGCTGGTGTTCTGGCAAAGGACACTATCACTAAAATTGATGGCAAGAGTACCGAGGGCATGGATGTCAATGATGCTGTGCGCCTGATCCGAGGACAACCAGGAACGCAAGTAACCTTGACCATTCAGCGGGGCGAAAAGGAATTAGTATTTCCTCTGAAACGAGCGCGGATTGAAATCCATCCGGTGCGCTCTAGCAAGCAGAACAGTCCTACGGGTGAGATAGGCTACATTCGCCTGAATCAGTTTAGCGCCAATGCTGCTAAGGAAATGGCAGATGCGATTAAGGGTTTAGAACGGCAGAAGGTAAATGGCTACATTCTGGATCTGCGTTCTAATCCAGGTGGATTACTCTACGCCAGTATTGAAATTGCCCAGATGTGGTTAAAAGACGGCACAATTGTCTCAACGGTGGATCGTCAGGGCGAAAGGGAGCGAGAGAAAGCGAATAATCGCGCCCTCACAGATAAACCGTTGGTGGTGTTGGTAGATGGCGGCTCGGCGAGTGCTAGTGAAATCCTCTCTGGGGCGTTGCAGGATAACAAGCGAGCTGTTTTGGTAGGGACAAAAACCTTTGGTAAAGGCTTGGTGCAATCGGTGCGGGGGCTGGGGGATGGTTCGGGACTAGCGGTGACGATCGCTAAGTATTTCACTCCCAACGGGCGCGATATTAATCAGGCGGGGATCAAGCCGGATGTGGTGCTGGAAATGACGGAAGAGCAGCGCAAGGCATTGCAAGCCGATCGCAATAAAATCGGCAGTGCTGACGATCCTCAATACGCTAAAGCGCTGGAAGTGCTGAATCAGAGGATTGCCGCCCAGCGAGGGAACCAGGCGCAGAAATAG